The Calonectris borealis chromosome 6, bCalBor7.hap1.2, whole genome shotgun sequence genome contains the following window.
GCGCAGGGTGCTGTGAGGTGGGACAGGGGACACAGAGGCGGTAACAGCAGGTGGAGCAATGCAGGGGGTCAGCGCGGGCTGCTCTGGGTGGCAGATTTGGGAGGTGTAGGGACCCAGCAACGGTGCTGCGGGGCACAGGGGGAGTCAGGGCAGTTTTTTGCTTGTGGAGTGAAACTGGAGGGCACCAGAGAaggccccagccccgcgggagggCACCCGGCTGGCCGGCCTTACCCTGAGGCAGGGGCTGTCGGTGTGGGCCCCCAGCAGGCTGAACCCATTCCCGGGCTGGAACTGGCCGCCGACGGCGAAGGCGATGAGGGTGGAGTAGTTCCTGGTGACGAAGTactgggggcagaggggcaggggtgagggccgcccgccgcccccgccgccccgccgccccgtccccggCCGGCCCACCTTCTGCGCCGGCCGCACGTCCCAGTGCTCCGTCTCCTTCAGCTCCTGGAAGCCGGCCTGCAGCAGCCGGCTGCGGCACTCGGCCACCACTGCGGGGGGGAAGAGCCGTCAGGGGGGCCGCACcgagcggaggggaggggaagggcccgGCGGCTCCTCACCGTGGTAGGGCGAAGGGCTCCGGTTCACGAACTTCACCAGCTCctgcgccgccgcctgcgccgcctGCTTCGAGCCCTGCGCCGCCGCCTGCGGGCACCGCCGTCACCGGACAGCACCGACACCGCCCCCACCCCGGACCGAGACCTCCCGTGGGCCCGGGGACTCCCCCGGGCCCGGGCAGGGCCcgacccccgccccgcgcccgcccggtaCCTGCATGGCCGCCGCCGACCCGCCGCCACGGCACGCGCGCCCCCTGCTGGCGCGGAGGAACGCGCCCGGGCGGCCCGACGGCGCGCACCCTGACCCCGCACCCTGACCCCGCACCCCGCACTCTGCACCCCGGTCCGGGGCCAGGCAAACCAGGCGCCTGCCAAAGCCAGGGCGGAGCTGGGGGCTGGGTGGGTAGAAGCTGGGCAtagccaggaggggctggggtgggagccaAGGGGCGGGGATGGGCTCCCCAGGGATGGTCACCCTGTGCTGCCCTGGGGTGCCCCAACTTGGCACCAAGCACCTGGGCCCCATGCTCTGCTCACAGGCTGCCACGTCCCTCCTAAGGCCGTGCACCCATTGCCGGGAAGACACCCATTGCTGGGAAATCATGCACAAGCACTGATGGAAACCCAAAACCCCActgcaggggacacagccaaGGGCAGGAGCCACCCCGATCCATGGGAGTTCAGTGCCCCAACCCGGCACCGGGTGAGTAGGGGCCGCCCTGAAACACCCTGTCCCTGCGCTGCCCAGGGGTGCAAGTGCTCAGGGGAATGCACATGCTTCCCAAAGgctgggggtctttggggtgaGTAGCTGGTGTAAGCCACACTGCAGCCCCCCCATCAttgctgctcccctgcccagccTTCACAGAAAACAAGACACAAGCCCTTGGTGCCACGTGGGGACCAATACCCCTGAGTGACAGCGCTGCGCAGGGGTGCTGGGAGTTGGGACGGTGGCAGGGCGGACcccagctgcctgccagccccaggaGGGGCACAGCCTGAGCACATCCAGGGGATGGGACTCCTGGGCCTGGCATGGATCGGGGTGGCTCGTGCCCttggctgtgtcccctgcagTGGGGTGCAGGTGCTCGGTGCCAGCCGGATTCCCAGCTCTTGAGTCATGAGCATGGGCACCCTGTTAGCCGGAGATGCTGTCCGTGTCCTGGGGACTGGAAACTGGCGGTCCTGCTGTCCCTGACCCCGGGACCTGCCGTGCGGGGAACACACGACAGCCCTGGATTTatgctcccagcccccagcacctgcctttccctccccacaaaAGGGAATGAGCACCCCCACCCCCTGGCACCCCGCAAGCAGACAGCTGGAGGGTCTCCATGTCAACCAGAGCCACCACAGCAAAACACAGGGCCAGCGCCCCACTGAGACGGGACCAGGTTGGGagcaggcacccagcaccccagctcGGAGCTGGGCCACACGCGCCCTCTGCCCGGCAGCCTCCTGCCGAAGGGACATGGGTGCCAGGCAGCCGTCCCCCTGCTCTTCCTGCCAGCATgacccccagctgctgcaggcaccctgctcagggctgggtgctgccaggtGGTCCCCAGGCCATGCCTGGGGGACACCTGAGGACATCTGCAGCGTGGGTGCCTGGAGCCCATGGACCCCCCAGCCGGTGGCTGCCTGAAACGGGTgggtgcctggaggatgctgatGCCTGGGCCAGATGGGTCccgggggggtgggtgtgggagcagggggtgcctggATCCGGGGTGGCCGGAGCAGGGGGTGAGTGGCAGGGCCGGGTGTGGCCCTTGCCCAGCCCCGCAGGCGCGAGCAAAGGGCAGCGCCTTGGCATGCCGCAGCTATTCCTGGAGCAGCGGGGCTTCCAGAAAAAGCTCCCGCTGGCTATTTCCGGGTGGGCTCTGACTCACCCCTGGCTGGATGCCGGGGGCTGCACAGCACCTGCCACGGCCGCCCCCCATCACCGCGCTTCTGGGAAGGCACTGCTCCTGTCTCCATCCCTCTCTGCCCCACGGACCCCCCCACAGTGCATCAGGGAGCCCCAGGCTGCCCCCCAGAACTGCCATGCGCCAACTCCTCCTCGGGGTGTTTGCACCCCGCTGCTGGGCTCACGTGTGCCCAGGGGTGCCTGGCAGGGACAGGACCGGTGGGGCAGGGCACCGTGCCCCTTCCCACATCCCCTGGCAGCCCAGGGTGGGGTGCCGTGCAGACTTTGCTCTAGGAAGCATTCCCTGGGGCGGCGGGTGGCTCTGGGGATGGGCAGCCGGAGCTGAGCCCCGCTGGAAGGGGTTAACGGAGACACGGCCCAGGACAGAGCTGGTAAACACAGCCGAGCTCCAGGAAGTGCCGCCCCCTTCCCCCACTGCCTGCCAGGCTGCCCGgaccccctccctgcctgccctgccaggatGAGTGCAGGGATGGCACTCATCGAGGCGGTCCCCCCCCATCCCGGCCCACGTGTCTGAGCATGGGAAAGTGAAATCACTGCCCGGGCATTGCTGGAGGCTGAGCGAATGGCCGCCATGCCTTACATGAGCCGCCAGTGATGCAGCGGGTAACCGCTACCTCATCTCACTGGCATGGGTGATGCTACCGAGGCCTGCGGGAGGGCAGACAGACACCCCAGCATCCTCATGGACCACGAGGGCAGCCAGCCATCCCTACATCCACGTGGATTGCGAGGGCTTTGGGCACCCCTGGCACACCCGTGGCCACCGGAACAGGTGAATGTCCCCACAGACCACAAGAGTCAGTGGACATTCTCAGCCTGCCCCTGGGCTGCGGGCATGGGTGAacacccccagcatccccatgGATCGCAGGGCCAGCTGGAGATGAGTGGTGTGGGCAGGCATATGCCTCGAGCATCCGCATGGACACGGAGGTAGCTGGTCTCCTCCAGCATCCACATGGCCCCGGGGGCAACAGGTCCCCCCAGCATCCTCATGGACCACGGAGGCAACTCACCTTGAGGACCTACATAGGCTCAGGGGGGCAAGCAAGCACCCCCCAGCATCCATACAGGTTACGGGGGATAGCTGGacacccccagcatccccacatGCCCTGGGGCAGCCAGGCACCCCCAGCATGCCTGTGCCACTTGGAGACAGGCCATCGTCCCCAACACCCCCATCACCTGGAGACACAGGGGTGGGCACCAGGGGCAAGCCAGACGAGCTGCGCGCCCACGCTGCCGGTCCTGAACCCTGCGGTGGGCGAAGGCATGGGGGCAGCTGGGGTGAGCagcgggcggggggctgcagcctgcagggCACCCACCAGCTCCCGGGACCCtggcgggccgggctgggccgctGTCCAGGCGGGGAAGGAGAACCATCTCCTATTTAGACAATAGCATGTGCCCTGGGTCTGTCAGCGCCGGGGAATGGGCCGCACACTCCTTCCCTCTTAGGGTAAAGGCGCCTGGGAGGCTCGTGGCTGTAAAAGGAGTGGGATGGAGGGAGACGGCCGGGGGCCAGGAGGgccaggagggaggggaagcccTCGCTGCTTCATTCCCATCCCTCCGCTCACCCCTGAGCCAGGGCCAGGCgtgaggggggcgcgggggccccgGTGGCAGGGTACGGGGCCGAGGAGGGGCTGGCACCCCGTCCCCGCATCCTGCCCGGCTCCAAGCCCTGAGATGCCCgcagcccagggaggctgtgcccAGCTCCCCGGGCTGCTTAAATCCTGGGGgagcagtggggagggagggctggggaggaggggcgGCCACGGGATGCAGCTGGCTTCGCTCACGGGGATGTCATGACCGGAGGGAGTTGTTTGACGTTCCAGCTCCCGACGCCTTCCcggcagcagcctcctcccagggcctggagggagctggggctgggccagCGCGGGGGCTCAGGGGCCGCTTCCCAGGCTCCGCCGGTCTGGGTCAGCCCGGCCTGGGCTGGAGCCATGGGGAAGCTGAAGAGGGCTGGAGAGGACAGGAGGCAGCATCCCTCCCGCTGTCTGCCCGCTCTGCACCCCTGCACCGCTGCCCTCTGCTTTTCGCAGCCCCCGGGGCTTCAGCTGGCACGGAGCACTTGGGGCCACCTCCCTGGGATGGGACCCTGGCAGAGTCCCCGGTCCCGCTCCTCGCCCCCTGCTTCCCGTGCCGCCGGGTCCCGTGTGCAGATGGGGCTTTCCTAAGAGGCCGTGGAAAGTCCGAGGCGTCTGTCCGCCCTCTGCTAGCCGTGGGGCCCCTGCCTGCACAGAGCCATCCCGGAAGGCTGCCATGGCAGCCGAGGAAAGGCCACTTCAAACAGCTTGTCCTAGAGCGGGGTCAGGGCCCCTCTGAGCCGCCTCCCCCCCTAGCAGCAGTGCCCAAGAGTGCATTTCcgctccccggggcaccccaaTCCCGCACCCCCCTGctctgtgggctggggctggggacaagggcTCTCCAGGCCGGGGGAGGGGTTTGCATCGCTGCAGCCCTGCTTGAAGCACCAGGACAGGGTGCCAAACACCGCTGGACCAGTCCTGGGGGGCCCGTCCTCCCCACACCCGGCCAGcggggcagtgggatggggtcATGGGAAGGGACGGCTGGCACAGTCCTGGCCCagacccctggggtcccccacgCTGGTGTGGGCACCCACCTGTCTCTCTGCACCAAGGGCTGGCATGCCACCCTGCTGGCAcccatggggcaggcagggcacacGTGCGGGGATGTGCAGGGCACGCTCGGAGTAGGGCCAGGAGCAGGAAGGATGCTGTCTGTTTTTCcatcttctccccccaccccccaacccccccctcccTTCCATCCTCCCCCCTGTGCTGGGATGAAACAACCCCATCTGGAAATACCTTCCCTTTTAAAGGCAGGCTCCGCCAGGCAGCGTGCACCCTCCGGGAAGCGGCCGCATTACGCTGCGTCTAGGCGGTCAGGAGGGGATCAGGGGatgggggacttgggggggcaGCCTGGATGCAGGGCATCGAGCCTCTGCATGGCTGCAGGGCCCAGATCTTTGCTGGCCCCCCAGGaggcagggggctggcagggaggaggcaggagtgCCCCTGGGAGCCAGGGCAGTTGAGGATGCTGCCGTGACCAAGGCCAAGTCTTTGCCATGCTGATGCTGCCACGGGAGCATCGCTCGGCATCTGCGTtgcagccggggcggggggccgggaggtgcggggctgggcagggctgagcgctgctcctgctgctgagtCACCCGGTCCATGGTGGCACAGTAGTCCCCTCCACCAGGGCCTCCAGGGACAGAGGCACTGGGGCTGTGCCAGCTATGTCAGTCAAAACAGCCCGgcttgggcagggctgggggtcacCAGGtgtgctggggggcctggggaggagggggtgctGCCCAGGCAAGGAGGATCCCCCCAAGGGGGTCCCCCAGCACATCCCCCCTCTGTCAGAATGTCCTCTTTAGCTGGCATGGATTTGTACGTGGCCCCAGGGGTCCCTGCCCTGGCCCATCGCCTGTCCAGGAGGTGAGAAGCTgtggtgggggtcctggggtgaaCTGGGGTATTCCCCATTCTGGGAAggtttggggagctgggctgggctttcTGCTCCCCAAAGTACTGCCAGGCCAAGGAGGAGGCTGAAGAGacagagcagagcctgcagcaccCCAGGATGACCTGGGGATGTTGTCCTGCTCTCGGGGCGATGGGGACcagggaggggcaggggctgctccggGCAGGGTCGCCGTCCAGCCATACTCTCCGTATGCCTGGCACAAGAAGGGTTAACAGGGTGCCTCCCCCGGCTATAAATACCACGTATGTCCCACGCGTATGAGCTCGGGAGGCTATTTTGGTTGGGTGCCTGCTGCTTCGGGAATGTGCCAGAGCGAGGACCCGGGCTGGGGGGTGACATCACCGTCACCAGGGCTGCTTGGACCCAGCACCTGCTCAGGGTCACTCAGCAGCACCCTGAAAgtgcccagccccgggctggcgCTCAGCCCCCCTGTATCAGAAAGAGGGGGAGCTGGGTGGTGGGTCAGCACAAGCATGCTCAGGGCAGGGGTCCCCCCACAtcaccccctccccagggccctCCCTTGCCCCCTCTCTGGGTGGGGGGGCTGGAGTCTGGCCCCATTTGAAGAGCTGAGCCTGGTGCTCTTGCTTTGGAGGGGGTCAGGGCACAGTCGGGGGTATTTTGGGGTGCGCAAGGCCAACTCGGGGAGTGGGGCCACTGGGGCATGGGGTCTGGCTCAAGGAGGGGCAAGTGATGGTGTGAAGGGCTGagtcaccttttttccccccctggtGTCAGCCCAggccgtctgtctgtctgtccgggCCCCCCATGGGTGGCACTGCGCCCCGATGGGGgtctgggcagtgctggggggctcaccaccagcctgccctgcttcctcccctcacacccccagggatggggcagtgccgtgggggtctggggggaggcTGATACACCggtggggtctgggggtgccggggggtctaCGGGCATTGTTGTCATGCGCCCGGGAGCCCGTGGCCTGGTGGTGCGGGCAGGTGAGGTGCAGTGGGCGGGGGCTGGCAGCCGCCCCCCCCGCAGCAGCATCCCCCAGCTGCCCGGCAGCAGGAGGGGCGAGTGATGTCAGCAGGATACAAATAGCGGCAGCGCGGGTCCCCTCCCGAAGCCTCGCCGAGCTGCCGGCCGCTCGCCAGtcccgctgcctgctccctgctccagcctcgcCGCCCCACGCCACCACCATGTGCCAGTCCTACTCCTCCAGCCAGCGGGTCTCTTCGTACCGccgcgccttcggcggcgcctcCCCGGTCTTCTCCCGTGCCTCCTTCGGGGGCAagggcagcagcggcagctccgTCACCTCCCGTGTCTACCAGGTGTCTCGCTCCTCGGCCGTCCCCAGCCTGTCCAGCTTCCGCACCACCCGCGTGACGCCCCTGCGCTCCTACCAAAGCGCCTACCAAGGTGCCGGCGAGCTGCTGGACTTCAGCCTGGCCGATGCCATGAACCAGGAGTTCCTCCAGACCCGCACTAATGAGAAGGTGGAGCTGCAGGAGCTCAATGACCGCTTCGCCAACTACATCGAGAAGGTGCGCTTCTTGGAGCAGCAGAATGCCCTCATGGTGGCCGAGGTGAACCGCCTGCGGGGCAAGGAGCCCACCCGTGTGGCCGAGATGTACGAGGAGGAGCTGCGGGAGCTCCGGCGCCAGGTGGACCTGCTCACCAGCCAGCGGGCTCGTGTTGAAGTCGAGCGCGACAACCTGCTTGATGACCTGCAGAAACTCAAGCAGAGGTGAGGAGGGGCCCCAGCGTGTCCCTGTGGGCATCTATCCCTGCATCTCCATCCCTAGGGATAGGCGGCGGCAGAGCTCACCCTGGTAGCCTCTCGGGTGCTCACTGCCATCCTTGTGCCCTGTGCTCGGAGCCTGTCGTGGCTCCGCTCCTCCGTCCCCCTCATCCCGTCCCCCGGCACAGGACAGCACCTCGGCCGTGCCTCTCACTGGCTGCACCCACCTGCAGGGCACTTTGCAGGGTGCCAGGTCCCGGCACGGTGGCTGCAAGTtttgggagggagaagggcaCCTGCACCCCACTACACCAATGCTGGGTGCTCCCCAACCCATGGtgtggggcaggtgggggggagCTGGGCCAGCGGCGTGGGGCAGGGTGAGGGAGGTGCCCCCAGCCTGGGCATCTCAGCAGGGCACTCCGGATGGCCACTGCCAGGtgcccaggcagcacccagcGGGCAGAACGGCTCTGGCAGCAGGGGTGTCCCCTGCACCCTCCCTCGCAGCGGGGCCACAGGAGCCCCCCGAGCTGGAGGATCAGAGTGCCCCCCACGGGGGTCCCTGTCCTGCTCACACCGGGGAAGGCTGGCCAGCCCATGGGTGCACTGAGGCCTGtgggatggacagacggacagagcCAGCCAGGCAGGCGGAAGGAAGCGGTGGGGAGGATGACCTGGGGGGGTGCTCCGCCAGCTCCGGAggtgaaggagggaggggaggaagcggACGCACTTCCGCAGGCTAGGGATGCTCCAGGCCTGCCGTGGGTGTCCACGGTGCCCTGGGAGCTGCGGGGACCCCCCAGGGATGCCGTGGGCCTGGCTGGGGCCAGGGGGAATGGCCGCAGGGGCAGCCGGGCTGAGTGACCCCCCAGGGACCGACCAGCCTGGAGGCACCTGGCAGCACAGGGGTGGATGCTCGGTGGTAACCGCTTGATCTGATGCTGGTATGCGCCTTCCCTCCTGGCCTCTGTGCCCCGGGGACGCCGAGTCCCCATTTCCTGGAGGTGACAcagcctgctgcctccccctcgcagccccagcctctgccccagaCGGCCGGCGCTGGGGTGCCAGTGGGGCAGAGCCCCTGACgctgggaggctgggggtggcagcATGGAGGATCCCTTAATGTCAGGGGAGGAGCAGGGTGCAGAACAAACGGGTGTCAGGTTCCTGTCACCCCGTGTGCCAGCACCGCCTGGGCACCTCCGTCTCctccccgccgccttcccccTGCCCAGCAGCCTGTGGCACtgccacctcccctggcacagcccggctccccacCCCCGACCTTGGGCTCACACCCCAGCGGTCCCCCTTCCATACCCCCATCCCACAGCACCGCTGAGACCCGCCTGtcctcctgctgtccccaggacGGCTCAGCCGGTGGTCATCCCTTGGGCCCCCTGTGCCGGATCCTGCACCCTGTCCCCCCGGCTGCCGGCCACTCTCCCCTATAAGGGCTGGGGCAGCGCACGTGGCACCGAGCTGACCTCATGCCTTTATGCTCTCTCTGGCGTTGACTATAATAGGGAATGGGAGGAAGAGCCCCTggccccccgccagccctcccgccgcccgccagGAATGCAGGACAATCTGCCGTCTTTCCACTGGGCCACGCTGGGCTCGGGGACGGCGAAGGGGCACATTGCCGCTGGGGAATGGGGCTCCCTCCAGGTGCCCCTGacctcccctctctgcccccaggcTGCAAGAGGAGATCCAGCTGAAGGAGGAGGCTGAGAATAACCTGGCTGCTTTCAGAGCCGTGAGTACCTGTCCCCGCCATGTGGCATGGgacccctgcctcccctcccactCCCATCTCCCCCtagcagcccagccccagcaccagggcaTGGCCCCGGGCACAGCTTTGCACCCTCCAGCCCCAACACGTGGTCCCTCTGCTCCCGCCACGCCCCCAGGGGTGTTGACCCCCCTGCTACCCTTCACTCTGTGTCCCCCCAGGACGTGGATGCGGCCACGCTGGCACGCATCGACCTGGAAAGACGCATCGAGTCCCTGCAGGAGGAGATCGCCTTCCTCAAGAAGGTGCACGAAGAGGTAGGTCAGGGGCGGCCCCATTTCCTGCGGGcacccgtggggctgggggacggAGCGGGTGCCCTGAGGCATCACCTTGTCCCTACAGGAAATCCGGGAGCTGCAGgctcagctgcaggagcagcacatCCAGGTGGAGATGGACATCTCCAAGCCCGACCTGACGGCTGCACTGCGGGACATCCGCGCCCAGTACGAGAGCATCGCTGCCAAGAACATCACCGAGGCCGAGGAGTGGTACAAGTCCA
Protein-coding sequences here:
- the DES gene encoding desmin; amino-acid sequence: MCQSYSSSQRVSSYRRAFGGASPVFSRASFGGKGSSGSSVTSRVYQVSRSSAVPSLSSFRTTRVTPLRSYQSAYQGAGELLDFSLADAMNQEFLQTRTNEKVELQELNDRFANYIEKVRFLEQQNALMVAEVNRLRGKEPTRVAEMYEEELRELRRQVDLLTSQRARVEVERDNLLDDLQKLKQRLQEEIQLKEEAENNLAAFRADVDAATLARIDLERRIESLQEEIAFLKKVHEEEIRELQAQLQEQHIQVEMDISKPDLTAALRDIRAQYESIAAKNITEAEEWYKSKVSDLTQAANKNNDALRQAKQEMLEYRHQIQSYTCEIDALKGTNDSLMRQMREMEERFAGEAGGYQDTIARLEEEIRHLKDEMARHLREYQDLLNVKMALDVEIATYRKLLEGEENRISVPMHQTFASALNFRETSPEQRGSEVHTKKTVMIKTIETRDGEVVSEATQQQHEVL